One region of Natronorubrum aibiense genomic DNA includes:
- the mptA gene encoding GTP cyclohydrolase MptA yields MSHQLPDVQATSPDVTVGLSQVGVTGVDKLVKIAREGKRPIVLTAEFEVFVDLPAWRKGADMSRNMEVIDEILEDATREEAYRVEEVCGEAAERLLEKHDYTSKAQVSMEAEFMRREQTPASDRETQHTVDIIASATATEDGTREEIGAEVTGMTVCPCSQGMSTSRAKETLQNLGVEDETIAQFLEEVPQPGHSQRGHATLTVESNGDPEIDLNDIIDIARDSMSARIYNLAKRPDEDHMTYEAHADAKFVEDCVRALADGVVDEFDHLPDDAVITMAQSNDESIHQHNAHAERVVEMATLREEVNGEN; encoded by the coding sequence ATGAGTCACCAGCTGCCGGACGTGCAGGCGACGTCCCCCGACGTCACCGTCGGTCTGAGTCAGGTCGGCGTCACCGGCGTCGACAAACTCGTCAAGATCGCCCGTGAGGGGAAACGACCGATCGTGCTCACCGCCGAGTTCGAGGTCTTCGTCGACCTTCCCGCCTGGCGTAAGGGCGCAGACATGAGCCGCAACATGGAGGTCATCGACGAGATCTTAGAGGACGCGACCCGCGAAGAAGCCTACCGCGTCGAAGAAGTCTGTGGAGAGGCTGCAGAGCGACTCCTCGAGAAACACGATTACACCTCGAAAGCGCAAGTGTCGATGGAAGCCGAGTTCATGCGCCGCGAGCAGACGCCCGCGAGCGATCGTGAGACCCAACACACGGTCGATATTATCGCGTCTGCGACGGCAACCGAAGACGGCACGCGCGAGGAAATCGGTGCGGAAGTCACGGGAATGACCGTCTGTCCGTGCTCGCAGGGAATGTCTACCTCACGCGCGAAAGAGACGCTCCAGAACCTCGGCGTCGAAGACGAGACGATCGCACAGTTCCTGGAAGAGGTTCCCCAGCCGGGCCACTCCCAGCGGGGCCACGCGACGCTGACCGTCGAATCCAACGGCGATCCGGAGATCGATCTGAACGACATTATCGACATCGCCCGCGACTCGATGAGCGCCCGAATATACAATCTCGCGAAACGACCCGACGAGGACCATATGACCTACGAGGCTCACGCGGACGCGAAGTTCGTCGAGGACTGCGTGCGCGCACTGGCCGACGGCGTCGTCGACGAATTCGACCACCTGCCGGACGACGCAGTGATCACGATGGCCCAATCTAACGACGAGTCGATCCACCAGCACAACGCCCACGCCGAGCGCGTCGTCGAGATGGCGACGCTGCGCGAGGAAGTCAACGGCGAGAACTGA